One Brassica oleracea var. oleracea cultivar TO1000 chromosome C7, BOL, whole genome shotgun sequence genomic window carries:
- the LOC106303075 gene encoding uncharacterized protein LOC106303075, whose amino-acid sequence MLQLKPLLSQFLRCNVGDGKHASFWYDFWIDLGPLFLMLGSSVSRQLQVPLSASVSDAVVNGDWFFPPAPSEDAVTLQIVMSTTRVPTPSSGPDVYLWRGQTGGFVSDFSSHVKWNRLRATAPMVPWYEVVWFKEEIPRCSFVTWLAMLARLPTRDRLLLWGLKVLGSCVLCDDGTESHDHLFFNCPFAVGIWSKHCGRFIISSPIILHAVVLWCSQYQGLYSVQTKVIFKLLLQVIVCSL is encoded by the coding sequence ATGCTGCAGCTCAAGCCCCTCCTCTCCCAATTTCTAAGATGCAATGTGGGTGATGGTAAACATGCCTCCTTCTGGTATGACTTTTGGATAGATCTCGGTCCATTATTCCTGATGCTTGGCTCCTCGGTATCTCGCCAGCTACAGGTTCCCCTCTCTGCTTCAGTTTCGGATGCAGTTGTGAATGGTGACTGGTTCTTTCCTCCTGCTCCCTCAGAAGATGCAGTTACCCTCCAAATTGTTATGTCCACAACCAGGGTGCCAACTCCTTCGTCCGGCCCTGATGTGTATCTGTGGAGAGGTCAAACCGGTGGGTTTGTCTCAGACTTCTCCTCTCATGTGAAGTGGAACAGGTTGCGTGCAACTGCTCCTATGGTTCCTTGGTATGAAGTGGTGTGGTTCAAGGAGGAAATCCCTCGTTGTTCTTTTGTTACTTGGCTCGCTATGCTGGCTAGATTGCCAACAAGGGATCGTTTGCTTTTGTGGGGTCTTAAGGTACTGGGTTCTTGTGTTTTATGTGATGATGGCACTGAGTCTCATGATCATCTTTTCTTCAACTGCCCTTTTGCGGTTGGGATTTGGTCTAAGCATTGTGGTCGCTTCATTATCTCATCTCCTATTATTCTGCATGCGGTGGTTCTCTGGTGTTCTCAATACCAGGGCCTTTATTCCGTTCAGACTAAGGTCATCTTCAAGTTGCTCCTGCAGGTCATTGTGTGCAGCTTGTAG
- the LOC106301687 gene encoding F-box protein PP2-B10-like, with amino-acid sequence MAKNHGVESSGEGRGKIGSDSSPFDSFPEDCISKIVSFTSPREACVAAAVSKAFESAANSDVVWEKFLPPEYESLVPRSRDLSSKKEVYFALCDEPVLIDDGTKSFWLEKASGKRCIMLSAMNISIIWGDTPQYWEWITIPEARFKRVAELLNVCWFEIRGRVNTRVLSPRTRYSAYLVFKKADRCYGFDDVAIEAGVGVVGHEASTRTICFEMDDDDEEGEMGWIYPQEREDGWMEVELGEFFTGGDMMDGHEIEMSALETRELGWKRGLIIQGIEIRPANIQ; translated from the exons ATGGCGAAAAATCACGGCGTTGAATCTAGCGGCGAAGGCCGAGGAAAGATCGGTTCGGATTCGTCTCCGTTCGATTCCTTCCCGGAGGATTGCATCTCCAAGATAGTCTCATTCACAAGTCCACGCGAGGCCTGCGTAGCAGCTGCGGTATCGAAAGCCTTTGAATCTGCGGCCAACTCAGATGTGGTGTGGGAGAAGTTTCTTCCGCCTGAGTATGAATCTCTAGTTCCTCGATCACGGGATTTGTCGTCCAAGAAAGAGGTGTACTTCGCGTTATGCGACGAGCCTGTTCTCATCGACGATGGTACAAAG AGCTTTTGGTTAGAGAAAGCAAGTGGGAAGAGGTGTATCATGTTATCTGCGATGAACATCTCAATCATATGGGGAGACACTCCACAGTATTGGGAATGGATTACAATTCCTGAAGCTAG GTTTAAAAGAGTTGCAGAGCTTCTTAATGTGTGTTGGTTTGAGATTCGAGGCCGGGTGAATACTCGCGTCCTATCTCCAAGAACTCGTTACTCGGCTTACCTTGTGTTCAAGAAAGCGGATCGCTGTTACGGCTTTGATGATGTGGCTATAGAAGCTGGGGTTGGAGTGGTGGGTCATGAAGCTTCTACAAGAACCATATGCTTTGAAATGGATGATGATGATGAGGAGGGAGAGATGGGATGGATCTACCCACAGGAGAGGGAAGATGGTTGGATGGAGGTAGAGCTTGGTGAATTCTTCACTGGAGGAGATATGATGGATGGTCATGAGATTGAGATGAGTGCTTTGGAGACTAGGGAGCTAGGCTGGAAGCGCGGGTTGATCATTCAAGGAATTGAAATCCGTCCTGCAAATATCCAGTAA